Part of the Besnoitia besnoiti strain Bb-Ger1 chromosome Unknown contig00015, whole genome shotgun sequence genome is shown below.
CCTTATGACTCAGTCTCTTTGCGGATCGCTGCCCCGTAGTGTGTCTTCCGTTTCGCTGGTCCTGAGCACACCCTCCAACACACAGACGTAGTTTCACAAGTTTCTATCGATGTGACTCCCCGCGTCATTGGAATGTTTGGGGCCAAGTCATTCACTGGGCCTGCAGCTGTTGTCTCTCTTTGagccttctccttcgttaTCTATACTCGAACGCTCGGACGAATGTTCTGATCTAGTTCCAAATCTGTCATGATTTACGCCTTCTGGAGTGCTCCCTTGCATCCTACCGGGTTCCGGTGCCgtttcgcctcgtcgtcagCTCCGCCAGTAAGTCAGACCACGTGCATCAACCCTCAACTCCTGTCGTCATCCACTCTGAAACGAACTGGTTGGCCCCGTACTCTTGCGTCAGCTGGTGGTGTTTCCTGGTTGTCTGCATTGGACACCAGTGAACGTTTCTGTGTTGTCGTGCCCTTTGCAGTCGACAGCAAAAGCTTCAACTCAGAAGCCTGCAATTTCCTACACCTTACTTGGGCTTGCCTTTGCCTTGCCTCATTCCGTCTCTCTAGAGAAGCGTTGCTTGAGCGACGAGAGACAGACTCAACACAGAAATCCATTCATCCCTCGCgctgcgacgctgcgccCGGTGCTCCAGCGGGGTCTATCTAACACACTGTTCGTCAAGCCGAGATCCTCAGTTTTCTGCAACAAAAAATGAGTGCGCTGCAGTACTGGACTGGACGTATCCCTAATCCATTTCACTGTCCCTCGAGGCTTCGCAGCTTCGTCAAAATGGATTCGGTGTCCAAGCCGAGCTCAGCTGTTTGGCTCTCGACACGGTTTCCTCATTCAGCCGCCCACCGGCTGCGGATCGCACGGGGTCTTCTAAACTCCACAAATTGGAACGCACCGGCCATGGTGGCGCTCCAGCCCCCGCATCCGTTGAAAGGGAGAAACGGCTTGTGCATGGCCACCGGTAAATGACGGTCATTCGCATACGGTCCGCAGTGAAGAAAGTCTGACAACGCACACGCACGAGTGCTGACGGAAGGCAATCGGTCTTATCCGGTGGCTCGTGGCCTGCGAGCACTGCCGGCAGCCAAAACAGAATAAAAGCGAGCGCACAACGCGTTCGTCTCGGTCCCCCGCTCCACGCTCTACTCCTGTTCATCCAACGAGATATGGTCTTTCCTCAAAAAGCCCTCTCGTGCATCTTCCTTGCAAGCAGGTGCCGCGTCAactgtctctcctctggcCTGCCGACGGGCACGCTCACACCGGAGTGGCCTGTTCTACAAGTAGCGCGAAGCACTGAATGCCCAATAAAGTTCCCGCCGTAGTTGTGCAAGGAGAAACTCCCTCCTGGGGCAGTCGTGTTCAACACAATGGAGTGCCCAGTACGAAatgagctaactagatacagggaacttgacaagcattaatacATTTACACagacgacaaggacatgagtctactggaatTTAAAGTACAGGGTGGAACATCCAtcgagtaaccaaggtactatgtatggtgttggagaaaggagattagtagtgactgtagcaccccagaaactcacGTACGAAAAGAACTCCCGCCAGAGAGGCGGCCTTAGCGGTCTCCTGACCGGACTCCTGAGCAAACAAGTTGTGGCACACCCGCCTCGAAGACCGGTACGGCAAGAAACGTCCTTGAGATGAAACAGTGAATCGCCTTTTCACGTGTTAGCATACTCACTTATGCAGCAGCCAGGAGCCGGGTCCTCAGAACATTTCAAAACTAGTGAGGCGGTGGGGAGGACTCAGAACGCAGATACGACCTGTGTTGTGTTTTCTCGAAGGAAATGAGCAGGGGTCAAATGCACCATCATGTTGTCTGTCGACGTTTTGCGAGCCGGCAGGCGGACGGTGCAGCCATCGGCTACAAGAGATGAACTACGTCCAGAATGCCTCACTCAAGCGTCTTTCCGCcaagcgcgaggcaggcacCGAAGCTAAGGTTCCAATGACCCTTCCCAGCTCAATAAACCGTGCGTCGCTGCttgcctcctgtctccgcgcagcagccaagATCTGGACGGTTTGTCCTCCCCCGCTcccatcccccccccccccgccatCCCTACCTAGTGAACTGGTTCAATGCTCACGCGCTCTACTGCAACGGTTCGACATGAAGATGGAAGAAAGGTTTCCTCTCCAACACGGCGGGAAACAAATATACCTCCCCACTTTCATCTGAAGACAGACAAGGTTGCCAGAAGCGAAACTCCGCGGGCAACAGTCAGCGGAGCAGTGCCAAACGAAGCAGCATATACCTGGAGGGCATACCGAAGGGGGATCCGCGGCTTGTGGCAGCGGTCACTTTGACGCGCCTGGAGCGTATGGCCTGCGTAGGGGGACAGGAGCCACAGCCGCCCAGCgcccagctgctgcagataTGGAAAGGAAACCACGGTGAATGCCACGCCAACGCGAGCGATTTCCTCTTGTGCTGGACAAcgagcagagacgcaggagaTCAACGCAGCAGACAGTAGGGTCACCTTCCTCAAGCGAGGCATGGGCAAGTCTTTAGCTGCAATCCATGGGGGTTTTCACGCTCGCAGTAGTGGCGCAGGCATTGCATGGCAGCGGTATTGGATGGCTGGCGCACAGACCGTTTCCGACACAGGTGCTCAAGAGCAGAACAGGCAGATGCATCAGCAAGCGTCAGACACGCTTGTCGTCCACGTGCTGCGCCGAGTCGTCGACGGGGTcaaggaagcggagagagaagaccgGCGGTGACAAGCGCATCGTCATTCTGTAGCCAGGCCGGTACGAGGAGTATGGTGACGCCGATTAGGGGCCCCCGCCGCCATCTCGAATATACAGAACGCCGGCACCCCTGCAATCGACTCTTGTGGTAGTCGACCCGTCTCGAGCGTGCCCTCACCTTCCTTCGCTCCTCATCACCGACACCTGTGGCCTCCAGCCCAGTTCGCGTACTTGAGGGGCCGCTTGCGGCGACTGTAGTAATTGGTGTGTTGGGGACGTCTCCGCTGCCATCAAGCGAACGACGTCATTTTTTGTTTGTGTATTTCGTGTGGCCGCTCGGCTGAGTCAAAGGAGTAGCCACGGCTCGTTTCTCCGCTGCCCTGCAGGTTGTCGGCAGCTGATGGTCTGTACGCCATCAGTGACAATCGGTTCTTTTCTGGCCTTCCGTCCGCGGGCTCGTAGCAACCTACGCTTTGCAGGTCGGCTTTTTTTCCGTATGAGTGACTCAATATCTCATAGCCCTCGATGGGCCTGGAACACCGGAAAAGCGGCCCTGATGAATGCTGTGCGGGCGAAGGGGTGCGGCATGTTCGAACACCCTGTGGAGTTTCACGCCCGTTTCCCGCCGACACACCGCAACAAGGACCCCGATGCTGCTAAGGATAAGGCGGTTGCACAGGCCCAGCACGCCAATTTCTGGGTCCGTGAGAACACGTTACCCATGAGGGTGTGGAATGAAAGCATCCTCTCAAGTTCTCGCTTGCCGATGTGTACTTGAACCGTCATTCCATTTGAGTGGCGTGATTTGGCTGTATGACATGCCTATTTTCTTCACACTAATAGAGTTTGCATACGCTCAACTGCGATACGGAGTCGGAGTTTGCTACTTCTGGGTACCACACGCGACTGGAGTTGACTTTCAAGATATTCGGCAATGTGCTCCACATGAACAATATACAGCTGTTCTGACAGACTCCCGCGGAAACGGTAGGTGTCTCCTTTTTGGTGAGCGATTCTTTCTTATTACACCACAGCGTGCTCGAGTTTGGTCACTGTGTAGCGGCAGAATGTCCACACTCGGGACGACGTCGGCTTCCTTCAGCCACGCGAGACCAACGGCGCTCTGACTGCACATGCTGTAGGTGTTATACAGCACAGTGTCGTGTGTGCGTGCCGCATCGGGCATCACAGTGGACGTGTGATGTAGACAGTCAACCGAAAAGATGGATTCATatgagaagacagagagacgcagatgGCCCTGCCCAGAGTACCCTAGCGGTTTTGAGTTGGGTCTTCGTTTACAAGACACCATCACGACGAACGCGGCTGTTTGTTGCTCATGAGCGGATCGTAGCTCTCGGGGTCCATGTGGCACAATGAGTTTTAAGGAAAAGCGCaccgccgctcgcggacgTTTGCATTATACACGCTAGAAACACATATGGCTGTTAACGAAGAAACACGCAGTCATTCGAAGCCTGGCGCTCCCTCTCCCGAACATCCCGCACAATCGCTCTCGACATGTGCTAGCCCACCGCCGGCCCCTTGCGAGCTAGAGTTAGCGACGTATTCTAAGAGAAGCGGTGTGAATGAATGTTTTTCATTTGGAACAACTTTTGCATTTGCGAGAACGCAACATAATAGCTGCCGCTCCAGGAATCCTTCTTGCCACACGGGAATGCCGTCAGACAACTTCTTCGGGCACATCGTGTATTCTCAAAAATAGGCTATGTCAGCAGAAGGACTCAGGCATACCAAAGTATACGCGAGCAATGCAGTGAGCATGAACAGGTATTGATGGCTACCGCGTACATCCTAGAGTAACCCGGAAGGACAGGCCGCATAACGGTGGCGGATATTGAGAAATGGGTCCGGTTTTTTTCATAAGTTGTCCAGTGGTACTTTACAAACGCCGTCGAGCGATATTGTTAGACCATTCACTGAAATCGTCTGCTTCACTTCAAAAACAGCACATCGAGCACGCGGTAGGACCTCGACAGAGCTGCATATCGTACAAGCAGATGCATCCAGGTTCCGTAACGTCAATACTGTATTTCCTTCATTCACGCTCTTGTTCGCATCATCGCCTCCATACACTTCAATCTGACTGATGCCGATGTTGGATCCAAATAGTGACGCTACCTCGTGGTACTTAGGCAGCGGAGGGGGGGCACTTCCCGTTGTTACCTCCGGTCAACCGTCCTCGGTGACGGTGGGGAGATGGTTCGAGTTTGCAGCCGGCGTGAGGCACAGTGTGTTCCACCTGAAGAGGCTATGCGATAGCCTCGTAACTACTTAACGAGAGCGATACTCAGACACGAGCTTGTGTCCACTTTTTGTGTTGTGTGAGATGGCCTTCACTGTACCCCTGCGGGGGTCAATGCACAAGATCGGTCGCTCTGACCTCCCCGTGGAGAGTAAATCGAAAATCTTTCTCTAAGCGTCAAGATATCACGCAGCGCAGCTGTGAACGCACAAGCACATCCGTTGTACCGGAGCCCTGCGAATGGTAAGGCCGTTCTGCCGCGGACGGGGCGTAGTCACGCCCCAGTTCGGTCTTAGCGATTAGCGGCTGCCATCCCGTGACGCGGGTTTGCCACCCCAGAGGATGAGAAAGGAATGAATGTGCTTGGTCAGTTCACCATGCCGTCGCAAGCGTTTCCATTCCACTGGAGGCGGCCCCTAGCCGGGTTGTCCGTGCCTGCAGTTCAACAAGACGTCAGTACGCCAGGGGTGAAGTCAGTCCCCAATGCGTTCCACAGGCAAGTTCACTCTCGAGAAGGAGTCGGGGCTTCTTTGCCCCCCTGGCGTTTTTGCTCGTACGAGCGCGTCGTTGTAGTCTTGTCGACACAAACAGAAGCCGCTTGAGCGCGTTTGCATTTCGGTTTCCATCTACATTCTCGCAGAATTTACGGTTCGCGGTCTTTTCCTGTCGCTCCGCCGAATTTTTACCGTATGCCTTGGCCGTCTCTTCTTAGCTGCCCTCcaccctcgcctcgctgtgaTGCGTTTCTGCCAGCATGCACATAGCAAAAAGTGCACGCAATTGCTTTCTTTACAGAACCCTTgcttcctctttttcgtACACGGTGCCACGCAGTCCCCAGCGAGGTGGATTTTGCTTGGGGTTTTTTGATTCTGTTTGCCATGTTCGGCCTTCGGGACCTCCCACCCCTCTGCAGGACACCGcggcgttttttcttcctACCAAATCCATTGCATCTTACGCGTTCCGCTTCTCACCgtttcgctcttcttctttcgcaAGCTGCCGCAAGCTTTTTTGCTTGCGGTCCTTCTCCGTTTCCTTCCccacgcgaggcgcacgaACTTTTCCGCGTGTCTCTAGCCTTTGTTCCTGAACACAGCGACAAGCGGCGACTCCACTCACCAGGGTACGAATAAACCCctgggcggctgcgcggctcttTTCTGGGTCGctccctcttctttttcgcttcGTCCCACGACAGAGACATCTTCAGCTTtggccgcggcgactcgcgTCTGCTGTGTGTGGACGCAGGGAAGGCCCCATTTCGTCTTAATGGCAGTCTACGCGCCGCCAGGAGACGCCATGGATGGGTGTCGAGGGTCGCCGTCCCTGGCGTCCTCATCCGCGAATCCGCGCTCTGACCGTCTTTCGCGGCTGCTAGATGGCCCTTTGGAGGCGGCtgaagctgcggcggagtCCGCGCCCTTCCGtggagcggaagaagaggacgacgatcTCGTGGACGTGGCGGACGacgcctctcggcggcgaTTCCTCCACTTATCGGAGGAGCACATTGCGATCTTGAGTAACCTCAATCAAAACCAGCTCCTCAAAGGTGAGCAGCGAAAGCTAGGGAACTGCGTGCTTGGGTTTAGAGGAACCTGAAGGGGAGAGGCCTGCTGCTTGCGGCATGCGACGCGGGTAACTAGGAAAAAAGGCCTTTTCAGAGCGCCGGTCTCCGCTGCCAGCCGGCGCGACGCTGGCAACCTTCTCCGTTTCCATCTGTCGACTACCAGTGTCTCTCCAATGTCACGCGGAGTGTGTTCTCTGCGCCCGCATAGGGTGGCGTTCGCGACCGGGCGTCGGAGTGCTAGAGTGCAGCTCTTGACCTGCcggaatatatatatatatatatatacatatatataatatacaCCCGTACTCATATACATGTGTGTACggatgtgtatatatgtatatctatgtaGATGTATTTCTACTGGGAGAGATGCTGAGTCTAATTCATATAACGGGGCGACTGCCGAGGCCGGTTGGTTGGCGTAGGGGCGGGTGTTTGCGGTTTCCTTATGGCTGTTCCAGGATTCCGTTTAGGGGttgaggcctcgcgcgaggcgttgCGTCGCTGGCTAGCCTTCATGCGCGTCGGGTTTTCTCTCCATTGGTagagagcggcgaagctCTAAATGGGTTCTAGCCGCGCCAAGCGCGGGAGAGATTTCGTCGAATGCGCTCAGGCTCGATCTCCACGCGTGTCTCGTGGGGTGGGGCCTCCGTGCTTCCGCCCCTAAACTCTGGTCGCGCGAGCCTGCATTGCCTTTCTGTATTTTCAGTTGTTGACCAAATCTGCGAACGCCAGCATCCCCTCGACGCAGTCCTCGACAcggtcgccgccgacgtCGCTGCGAGTGTGCGCAAGGTCAGTCTGGAGCCTAcggcctcttctctcgctgcgatCCTGCGAGGATGCCGGTTAGCAACATGTGCTCACGTCTTTTCATATTTATGAATATATAGTtactatatatatgtatatgtagtGTTTCTGGCTACTCAGCCCTGTCTAGATTCGCAGCGCTTCATTCGTATGCGTTTACAACTGccagcctctctctctttatagatagatagaatagattagatagatagacagatacatatagatagatagatacgaGTCATCAAGCGACGCCGGTAAGGTCTTCTTTCGCAAATTTGGCCTGTACTGTCGGTCAGTCTTTATTCGTGCTTACAGATGTATGGAATACGACTGTCTCAAGGGGGGCAGTTCGTCGTTTCTGTGGATGCATGATTGATGTGGGATGTGGAGGAGGCATCCGCCCACTCACTGATTCGTGGGTTGTGTGTCGCCCTCACAGGCTCGGTTACTGTCCTCCCAGTCAGCACATTTTGTTCAAAGCCTTTtgtctcgttttcttctcgcaggtcgctgagcagcagcgccaagcagacgcggaagcccCGCTGGACGACGAAAGagtcgcggctctcgccgcctcgaaTTCGATGACCAAAAGTGTGTCTGacccctcctcgtcgcctgacTATTTCCTTCATATTGCCCGGTTTGTGCCGCTTCGGCTTACATTCGAAGGTGCGTCACAGGGCAGGGTCCTGCAGCTTGTCTTCTCCGCGAAAGGAGTTGGAGGCGGGGAGTGCTCGTCGTGAGCGCGCGGAAGGTAGTGGGCGTCTTCGTTCCTTATCTGGGAAGTGGCGAACAGCATCGCAATCAGCTGAAGCAACTTCCAGCGCTTCGTGGACACGCCTCCCCTGTCCTCCGCGGAGAAATGCAGTGAAGCTCTTGGGTTGCCGCATGCGTGTTTGcgacgtggaggcgcgcacTTGCGTGAGTCGTCTGCGGGGCCTCTGttgtgtctctttttctcagAACGTGTCTTCCTCCGTCTGCTGGAAAGCACGCTGGAGGTGTCGGAGTACACAGACAAAATCGACATTCTCTGCGGGGGGAGCAAGGCACGGCGGATGGCCCGTGAGATTCGGCAAGTTTGCGCCATCCTCTCCGGTCTGACTCTCGCGCACAACTACGGTGCGTTGCCAGTTCCTGGTTTCGCAGATGGGGCTTCTCAgctcgagcgcgcggccgaggcAGTTTCGCGAgtcgcctcccccgccctTCCCCCGCTTGGGCCCCcgctcgcagctgcaggcgttATCGTTTTTCTCTGTGCGTTTCTAGACTCTCAGTGTATCACTCGGTCTGCACTGGTGCGTGtcgggcggggggcggcgaagagTTAGGGTCGCGCGtgcagcctcgcctcgccgccagaGTCTTCAGCCGTCGCCGATGCCCGAGGCAGTCTGCGTGGGCACCCCGCCCGTGTTGATTCACACAGGCTTGCGAAAGAAAAATCCGGGGCTTGCGCCACTCACGttgtgtctgtgtgtctgcgacTCGACAGAGGAGGGTCAGCGCCTGGTGCGCGACCACGACTTTGTCTCGAACCGGGCTTTCTTTCAGACGGTGTTCGAGATTGGTCGCCGGTACAAGATTTTGAATCCTGAGCGGATGCGGAGTGCGTACGGCAAGCTCATCTACCTCCTCATggacgcgaagaagccggAAGTTTTGCAGCTCCTCCAGTTCGACTGCGTCATTCCTGGTAGGCTGCGCAACCCGGGTCACCGAGGCTTTCGCCCGCAGGCGTGTGGCTGCCTACCGGCCTGCCGTAGAGCGTGTCGAGGAGCGTCGGATTGCGCGCATTGATTGCTGTATCTATCTTCTCCCTTACAGAGGTCACCGACTCTGCGGCGTATCTGCCGCCCCTGCATGCTGTGGTCAGTCCAGTTTCATCACATAAGCTCGTACctagaggaagaggaggacgtcGCAGCTGTTAGGCGCTCGCGTACCTCGCGGCACACCCGCAtgtctgcgcagcagcaggcgctcaCCCGTCGTCCTTGCGTGTGGCTGTGTTTTTAAACCCTGAAAAGTTTTCGGTCCTCGCATGGGGGGCATACTCTGTCGATTCGTCCCCACGCAAGATATGGATTGGTCTCTAGACAGCGCGTCaggttttttttctttcagtCAACACGGTTTTCTCTTTGCTGGCGGGCAAGAAGAACGGGCTCGAGCTGCTCAAGGACCCGCTCGTTCGAGTCGCCACCATGGGTAagctcctccgcagcggagTGTGGAAAGATTTTCCGTCTAACTAGTATGCATTTCAGTCACTTTActgttggagctatccttgtagTCTACACTCAAGGCGTCTACAGATTTTTAGTTACTTACTTGCCTCCAAAGTTACAATTTTTAGCAAACCTAAAGGTACGTTAAGAAAGATCTGTGCGCatcttcgcgccgccgggcgtGCGTCGAGTTCCTTTGGAGTTCTCGTTTCGACTCTCTGGGTCtaccgcgcgcagctgcgctctTTCGAGAGTGGGGATGTGGCGCTGAGCTCGCAGCGTGTAAACATTTCTTCCGTTTTGCATGTCGGCGCCTTTCTTTTCAGAAATTATGCCAGAGGGAAAAAGCAGGGCTCAAATTCAACGCGAAATCAAGGAGAAACAGAACGCAATCAAAACGCTGGCGAAGAAATACGCAGGCAGAGACGTCCAAAAGAACTCGCCTGGATTCTTCGGACTGCGTACGTTCGGGCTGCATATGGCTGATTTTCTAAATTGAAAAAGAATCTGAATAATGTTTTCAAAGTAGGATCCATATCTAAAAAAATTGAAGCTCGATTACTATGTATTTTGAGAGGAATATGCATGTATCTGCCCTCCTGGACTCCCTGCAGGGAGGATAGAGTCCGACATAGACGCagatacatgcatgcatgcgtcaGTGCCCATGCAGATCTCGTTATCATTGTGTTCAGAGTGGCTTTTTGACGTGAGAGGAATACGGCAAACTTGACAGcggttttctctctttcttttttttctttgtcGCAGGGCTTTCTTTCTTCCAGCGGTCTGACAGttgcggcagcgacgacggcggacgcggagatGCAGACGACCGGAGCGACTTGCTGACACCCGACGAGATTGAGCAATGCCTCTATTCTCTCGGAGATCACAACACGTATCTGCGTTTCAACCGCGAGCCCTGCGACAGAATGATTaggtccgcctcctcttctccccctgCGCACATCTGTTTTGCTCTCTGGTGTGATTCTCTACAGTGCTGATGTGTTTGCGTCCCTGCtgtccgctgctgcgctcgctctcatttgcgcggcttctttttctgttttagcttcctctctcgtcgccaTTCGTTATTGATCCCCGTCTTCTGTGGCGTATCCCCCCTTATGTgccgcgctcgtctctctctgtctccgcatTCGTCTCTCCTGTTCCACGCTGGCAGATGCTTCCCTCCCCCcattcccccccccctccccctccccctccccgaTGGGAGCTCCTGTGGATGGCTTGGCGTGCTTGAATTCGCGAGACTCCCGCAGCGGGCACCCGAACCTGAAAAGGAGCGTCGGCCTccttgtcttctctctgctgttTGTAGCTTTCTGCGGGAGTACTTCGATCCTTCGGAGCCCGAAGACGGGTACTCCCTCGCGATTTCGtctggcgcaggcggcgcgcgcctcacgcACTCTCACAGGTAGGCTGTGGGGAG
Proteins encoded:
- a CDS encoding putative adenylosuccinate lyase (encoded by transcript BESB_028240), whose product is MAVYAPPGDAMDGCRGSPSLASSSANPRSDRLSRLLDGPLEAAEAAAESAPFRGAEEEDDDLVDVADDASRRRFLHLSEEHIAILSNLNQNQLLKVVDQICERQHPLDAVLDTVAADVAASVRKVAEQQRQADAEAPLDDERVAALAASNSMTKSVSDPSSSPDYFLHIARFVPLRLTFEERVFLRLLESTLEVSEYTDKIDILCGGSKARRMAREIRQVCAILSGLTLAHNYEEGQRLVRDHDFVSNRAFFQTVFEIGRRYKILNPERMRSAYGKLIYLLMDAKKPEVLQLLQFDCVIPVNTVFSLLAGKKNGLELLKDPLVRVATMEIMPEGKSRAQIQREIKEKQNAIKTLAKKYAGRDVQKNSPGFFGLRLSFFQRSDSCGSDDGGRGDADDRSDLLTPDEIEQCLYSLGDHNTYLRFNREPCDRMISFLREYFDPSEPEDGYSLAISSGAGGARLTHSHSRQYVYVLQSLTLWREVCSEMFVLWQMAEADMLHSGNYYRLRDTGQGLNRVQDCPRVSNAMQAILERVQRFTTQWVGSSVVHLGDHNVPNALMFIDKYTQVPRILGPLVLCLEKLPEVYESKQAMRNYFDNQFGGLHALRKRILCDFFRHAFDGSGGDNFFDAGSCIDGRLTSAWNWCSTIEKKPFFPAFLLTGFQGFDGKF